A window of the Mus musculus strain C57BL/6J chromosome 18, GRCm38.p6 C57BL/6J genome harbors these coding sequences:
- the Pabpc2 gene encoding poly A binding protein, cytoplasmic 2 codes for MNSSDPGCPMASLYVGDLHPDVTEAMLYEKFSSAGPILSIRVYRDVITRRSLGYASVNFEQPADAERALDTMNFDVIKGKPVRIMWSQRDPSLRRSGVGNVFIKNLNKTIDNKALYDTFSAFGNILSCKVVSDENGSKGHGFVHFETEEAAERAIEKMNGMLLNDRKVFVGRFKSQKEREAELGTGTKEFTNVYIKNFGDRMDDETLNGLFGRFGQILSVKVMTDEGGKSKGFGFVSFERHEDAQKAVDEMNGKELNGKHIYVGRAQKKDDRHTELKHKFEQVTQDKSIRYQGINLYVKNLDDGIDDERLQKEFSPFGTITSTKVMTEGGRSKGFGFVCFSSPEEATKAVSEMNGRIVATKPLYVALAQRKEERQAHLTNQYIQRMASVRSGPNPVNPYQPASSSYSVAAVPQTQNCVPCCPSQIAQPRPSARWIAQGSRPHPFPNVPGAIHPAAPRSSLTTVRPSSSHVQVTTAHRITNTSAQITGQRPAPASSATATPVHSIPQYKYAAGVQNSQQHLNAQLAQQPAVCIQGQEPWTASMLVTAPQEPKQMLGERLFPLIQAMHPTLAGKITGMLLDIDNSEPLRMLESPVSRCSRAEEAVATLQAHQVKEAAQKAVGSTSGVPTV; via the coding sequence ATGAACTCCAGCGACCCAGGCTGTCCCATGGCCTCGCTCTATGTGGGGGACCTGCACCCTGATGTGACTGAGGCGATGCTCTATGAGAAGTTCAGCTCTGCCGGGCCCATCCTTTCCATCCGGGTATACAGGGACGTGATCACACGCCGTTCCCTGGGCTATGCTTCCGTGAACTTTGAGCAGCCTGCTGATGCAGAGCGAGCTTTGGACACCATGAATTTTGATGTCATCAAGGGCAAGCCGGTCCGCATCATGTGGTCTCAGCGTGATCCATCACTTCGCAGGAGTGGAGTAGGCAATGTgttcattaaaaatttgaacaagACCATTGATAATAAAGCACTGTATGATACATTCTCTGCTTTTGGCAATATCCTTTCCTGCAAGGTGGTTAGCGATGAGAATGGCTCCAAGGGCCACGGATTTGTACATTTTGAGACAGAGGAGGCAGCAGAAAGAGCCATCGAGAAAATGAACGGGATGCTTCTGAATGACCGCAAAGTGTTTGTTGGACGGTTTAAGTCTCAGAAAGAACGAGAAGCCGAGCTTGGAACGGGGACCAAGGAGTTTACCAACGTTTACATCAAGAACTTTGGGGACCGCATGGATGACGAGACCCTGAATGGCCTCTTTGGCAGGTTTGGACAGATCTTAAGTGTGAAAGTCATGACCGATGAAGGTGGGAAATCGAAAGGATTCGGGTTCGTCAGCTTTGAAAGGCATGAAGATGCGCAGAAAGCGGTGGACGAGATGAATGGTAAAGAACTCAATGGAAAACACATTTATGTTGGTCGAGCGCAGAAAAAAGATGACCGTCACACAGAACTTAAACACAAATTTGAACAGGTGACACAAGATAAGAGCATCAGATATCAGGGCATTAACCTTTATGTGAAAAATCTTGATGATGGCATTGATGATGAACGGCTCCAGAAAGAATTTTCTCCATTTGGAACAATCACCAGTACAAAGGTTATGACAGAGGGTGGTCGCAGTAAAGGATTCGGTTTTGTGTGTTTCTCCTCCCCGGAAGAAGCCACAAAAGCTGTTTCAGAAATGAATGGGAGAATTGTGGCCACGAAACCACTTTATGTAGCTTTAGCCCAGCGCAAAGAAGAACGTCAGGCTCACCTCACTaaccaatatattcaaagaatggCAAGTGTACGATCTGGGCCGAACCCTGTTAACCCCTACCAACCAGCATCTTCCAGTTACTCTGTGGCCGCTGTCCCACAGACTCAGAACTGCGTTCCATGCTGCCCTAGCCAAATTGCTCAACCAAGGCCAAGTGCTCGCTGGATTGCTCAGGGTTCCCGGCCTCATCCATTCCCCAATGTGCCTGGTGCTATCCACCCAGCTGCTCCTAGATCGTCGTTGACTACTGTAAGACCAAGCTCTTCACACGTTCAAGTCACGACAGCACATCGCATTACTAACACATCAGCACAGATAACAGGTCAGCGTCCTGCCCCAGCCTCTTCAGCTACAGCGACTCCTGTTCACTCGATTCCACAGTACAAGTATGCTGCAGGAGTCCAGAACTCCCAGCAACATCTTAATGCCCAGCTGGCGCAACAGCCCGCTGTTTGCATACAGGGTCAGGAACCTTGGACTGCTTCCATGTTAGTAACCGCTCCTCAAGAGCCGAAGCAAATGCTGGGTGAAAGGCTATTCCCTCTCATCCAAGCCATGCACCCGACTCTGGCTGGTAAGATCACGGGCATGTTGCTGGACATTGATAACTCGGAACCACTTCGTATGCTTGAATCTCCAGTGTCTCGGTGTTCTAGGGCTGAGGAAGCCGTGGCCACACTCCAAGCCCACCAAGTTAAAGAGGCTGCCCAGAAAGCTGTTGGCAGTACCTCTGGTGTCCCAACTGTTTAA